From Candidatus Zixiibacteriota bacterium, a single genomic window includes:
- a CDS encoding glycosyltransferase, which translates to MKKLSTAPDKNLLIVSYYFPPFGMGGVQRVVSLTSHLSRLGWNVSVLTVKPSVYPSHDNSLIDKVPKSVRIFRAAPFGAEKLKNMFSRNDAKSGAELTHTGTELARWAMLPDSKIISLPNMLMLLPEIMKQSRPAAVLTSSPPPSIHLVGLHVRKHHGIKWVADFRDIWFPQSSIDFRTELHRRLQRHLERTYFRNADAAVVVTDGHLQMLRTKYEGIDSKVRHIPNGFDESDYKSAPSIVKRGTLKIGYSGTLNRLTYVSGLFDVFFDLAKERPLTVDIFGVVTASVTNDIRRIDPDQSVIKLHGYRNHSEAIEFGRSCNVNLITLAPDSHLEATIPGKTYEVLRIEKPAIAAVPRESSAWRLLTSFNDVLIVDASNVSASKDDIANLIDRAGSDIGVRTGIDEFEWHNLAKRYDALLREVTA; encoded by the coding sequence TTGAAGAAGTTGTCCACCGCACCCGATAAAAATCTCCTGATAGTATCCTACTACTTCCCACCTTTCGGTATGGGAGGTGTGCAGAGAGTTGTGTCACTGACATCTCACTTGTCGCGACTGGGGTGGAATGTCAGCGTGTTGACGGTCAAACCTTCCGTATATCCTTCGCATGACAATTCCCTGATTGACAAAGTACCCAAGTCGGTGAGAATCTTCCGCGCGGCGCCGTTCGGCGCTGAGAAGCTGAAGAACATGTTCTCCAGAAATGATGCGAAGTCTGGCGCAGAGCTGACTCATACGGGAACAGAGTTAGCCCGGTGGGCAATGCTTCCTGACAGCAAGATTATTTCGCTTCCGAATATGTTGATGCTGCTGCCGGAGATTATGAAGCAATCCCGTCCTGCCGCTGTGCTGACGTCATCGCCACCACCGTCGATTCATCTGGTGGGGCTGCACGTCAGGAAGCATCACGGCATCAAGTGGGTGGCGGACTTTCGGGACATATGGTTTCCGCAATCATCAATCGATTTCAGGACGGAGCTCCACCGTAGGCTTCAACGGCATCTCGAACGCACTTATTTCAGGAACGCCGATGCCGCTGTCGTGGTCACTGATGGCCACCTCCAAATGCTAAGAACAAAATATGAAGGCATTGATAGCAAAGTTCGACATATCCCGAACGGTTTTGATGAATCTGACTACAAATCTGCCCCATCTATCGTCAAGCGGGGGACATTAAAGATAGGCTACAGTGGAACACTGAATCGCCTCACCTATGTTAGCGGTCTGTTTGATGTTTTTTTCGACCTTGCCAAAGAGCGCCCCCTGACTGTGGACATCTTCGGTGTGGTGACAGCGAGTGTCACGAACGACATCAGACGAATCGACCCCGATCAGAGTGTGATCAAGCTGCATGGCTACAGGAACCATTCGGAGGCGATTGAATTCGGTCGTTCCTGTAACGTGAATTTGATAACACTTGCGCCCGACTCTCATCTTGAGGCTACCATTCCGGGGAAAACGTACGAGGTTTTGAGAATTGAGAAGCCTGCCATTGCGGCGGTCCCTCGTGAAAGCTCGGCTTGGAGACTTCTAACCAGCTTCAATGATGTGCTGATTGTTGATGCATCAAACGTGTCTGCATCCAAAGACGATATCGCCAATCTGATCGACAGAGCAGGCAGCGATATCGGTGTACGTACTGGTATAGACGAATTCGAGTGGCACAATCTAGCCAAACGATATGACGCGCTATTGAGAGAGGTTACAGCTTAG
- a CDS encoding T9SS type A sorting domain-containing protein, with amino-acid sequence MIALTLLVLPLISTAIDVRAEVFPISCSDEVTSYYGESHASTQEYEIPGCDYPVRKIRFICRGDVSDIIATSKAIDSIEISDFDDERMQLAYLTTDAVGFFDTSGITGEPLNFQGQPRTAIAGTLELDEITVVDIWVSLYTYDSAECRLWYYNDVSVEITGAAVELCEESRLAQQALFESISRSISDTRAVPDDDSLSHTSFSPASFSAEYIIITSAYLAEAFRPLIKWKRQLGYSAEIVTTEDIYSQSSGVDNPERIRNYLIDAYDGGTRWVLLGGDETVVPIRYAFHLDRSTDIALDMQQVCDLYYADLTGEWDADGDGIYGEMYDDSPDITPEIMIGRVPVDTPTEVAAFIEKSIAYERNPGDGDDQFALKLLTAASDQMRDYHDIGQDSMLAEQLPAYLDVDTWSLAEAPSGSDESPASPAAVDFISKLSEGFNLAYIFAHGMANGFVSRAAAYNEWPKSFVLTAETAPPGHATMCDATNSNRCGIIYSVGCNNGAFDMDVPPYENTDPCVAERLLTQPQAGAAAFIGYSRWGWVASSYRFAIDFNECIFNLDNRLAPANNYSKANNHTIRDLVYGLNVYGDPSLRIWTDIPQQVSTAFPTELDFGENSFSLDVNSIGDPIDSAQVTVVGKEAIIFDGFTGSDGVIEVAFTLTVDTTVTVTVSKPGYVPIEENLSPSLLLDADDDTDDLLLPSAFSLKQNYPNPFNPTTKIAFDLPRATYVELGIYNVLGQLEETLLSEQMGAGAHITQFDAAGWPSGVYFYRLKTDMFSDAKKMVILK; translated from the coding sequence ATGATCGCGCTTACATTGCTGGTGTTGCCTCTGATTTCAACCGCAATCGACGTTCGGGCCGAGGTGTTCCCAATCTCGTGCAGCGACGAGGTCACCTCATATTACGGCGAATCACACGCGAGCACTCAGGAATATGAGATACCCGGATGTGATTATCCGGTTCGGAAAATCCGCTTTATCTGCCGTGGAGATGTTTCAGATATCATTGCTACGTCAAAGGCAATCGACTCAATCGAAATATCTGACTTCGACGATGAACGGATGCAGCTAGCGTATCTCACAACAGACGCGGTTGGATTTTTCGACACGTCAGGAATTACCGGGGAACCACTCAATTTTCAGGGTCAGCCACGCACTGCCATAGCGGGGACTCTGGAGCTGGATGAAATCACCGTAGTCGATATCTGGGTTTCACTCTACACCTATGATTCTGCAGAGTGTCGCCTCTGGTATTACAATGACGTCAGTGTAGAGATCACCGGTGCAGCTGTAGAACTATGCGAGGAATCTCGATTGGCGCAACAAGCTCTCTTCGAGTCGATTTCCAGAAGCATCTCTGATACCAGAGCAGTTCCGGATGATGATTCGCTGTCGCACACATCATTTTCGCCAGCTTCATTTTCGGCGGAGTACATAATCATAACCTCTGCATATCTGGCAGAAGCGTTCCGGCCATTGATCAAATGGAAACGGCAGCTCGGATACTCTGCAGAAATTGTCACCACCGAAGATATCTACTCGCAGAGTTCCGGTGTTGACAATCCGGAAAGAATCAGAAACTACTTGATCGATGCGTATGATGGCGGAACTCGGTGGGTTCTTCTCGGTGGCGATGAGACTGTCGTTCCGATCAGATACGCATTTCATCTCGACAGATCCACCGATATTGCTCTCGACATGCAGCAAGTATGCGATCTCTATTATGCCGATCTCACAGGTGAATGGGATGCCGACGGAGATGGAATCTACGGCGAGATGTACGACGACTCCCCCGATATCACTCCCGAAATAATGATCGGCAGAGTTCCTGTGGACACACCGACTGAAGTCGCTGCATTCATTGAGAAATCGATCGCATACGAGAGAAACCCCGGTGATGGTGACGATCAATTCGCGCTCAAACTCCTGACAGCAGCATCTGACCAGATGCGTGACTATCACGATATCGGTCAGGATTCTATGTTGGCAGAGCAGCTTCCGGCCTATCTCGACGTCGATACCTGGTCGCTTGCGGAAGCGCCTTCGGGATCCGACGAATCTCCGGCGTCACCCGCGGCCGTGGACTTCATATCGAAGCTTTCGGAGGGTTTTAACCTGGCATATATATTCGCACACGGCATGGCTAACGGATTCGTCTCGCGAGCCGCAGCATATAACGAATGGCCCAAGTCATTCGTACTTACGGCTGAGACTGCCCCTCCGGGCCACGCGACAATGTGCGACGCAACCAATTCGAATCGTTGCGGTATCATCTACTCAGTGGGATGCAACAATGGTGCGTTCGATATGGATGTGCCGCCGTATGAAAACACAGATCCGTGTGTTGCGGAAAGGCTGTTGACACAGCCCCAGGCGGGCGCGGCAGCATTTATCGGCTATTCTCGCTGGGGATGGGTAGCCAGTTCATATAGATTCGCGATTGATTTCAATGAATGCATATTCAATCTTGACAATCGCCTCGCACCGGCGAATAATTACTCAAAGGCCAACAACCACACTATCAGAGATCTTGTATACGGACTCAACGTCTACGGAGATCCATCGCTACGCATCTGGACGGATATTCCCCAGCAGGTATCGACAGCCTTTCCGACTGAGTTGGACTTCGGCGAAAACAGCTTCTCTCTGGATGTCAATTCTATTGGCGATCCAATCGATTCAGCACAAGTGACAGTAGTCGGAAAAGAAGCAATCATCTTTGACGGCTTCACCGGGTCTGACGGCGTGATCGAAGTCGCCTTCACGCTAACTGTCGACACGACAGTCACGGTGACGGTAAGCAAGCCGGGATACGTCCCCATCGAAGAGAATCTCTCCCCATCTCTGCTCCTGGATGCTGACGACGATACGGACGACTTACTTCTCCCCTCAGCTTTCAGTTTGAAGCAAAACTACCCCAACCCGTTTAATCCCACCACAAAGATTGCATTTGACTTGCCTCGCGCGACCTACGTAGAACTTGGAATATACAATGTACTCGGACAGTTGGAGGAAACTCTGCTGAGCGAACAGATGGGCGCAGGCGCTCACATCACACAGTTCGACGCCGCCGGATGGCCGAGTGGAGTCTATTTCTACAGACTGAAGACAGACATGTTCTCAGATGCGAAGAAGATGGTCATTCTGAAATAA
- a CDS encoding glycosyltransferase family 2 protein, with product MRISIIIPLYLGRGVIGRCLDSLIDCRDDSGCEIIVIDDCSPDGAGEFVSSAYPGIRMLVNEKNIGYAASVNRGLSTAGGEYILLLNQDTVVETGSVVTLVRILEEREDIAAVAPQLLNLDGSIQRSCRFLPEHWDVISYHLLLAYLIPESRIFSRWRMPGFTHDEELIVEQPSFSAILLRRSTIEAVGLLDERFRIFFNDVDYCRRMAEHGGKILFSPAAKVTHQRGQSTAQIPLRKILDAHRGFIRYFLKHYHGAAYLLPNLLMAVLLVFSGFVRMVWQLIRHPFISE from the coding sequence GTGCGAATCTCGATTATTATTCCGCTCTATCTGGGACGCGGTGTTATAGGTCGGTGTCTCGACAGCCTTATTGACTGCAGGGACGATTCCGGTTGCGAGATAATAGTAATCGACGACTGCTCACCGGACGGTGCTGGAGAATTCGTCAGTTCTGCTTATCCCGGCATCCGGATGCTGGTGAATGAAAAGAACATTGGCTATGCGGCGAGCGTGAATCGTGGGTTGTCGACGGCTGGCGGAGAATACATCCTGCTTCTGAATCAGGATACAGTAGTCGAGACAGGCTCAGTGGTGACGCTTGTTCGCATTTTGGAAGAACGCGAAGATATCGCTGCCGTTGCGCCACAGCTATTGAATCTGGATGGATCAATCCAAAGATCGTGCCGCTTTCTTCCCGAGCATTGGGACGTGATCAGCTATCATTTGCTGCTCGCATATCTGATTCCCGAATCGCGCATCTTCTCACGCTGGCGCATGCCAGGCTTTACGCACGATGAGGAGTTGATCGTCGAGCAACCTTCATTCTCGGCGATTTTGCTCAGGCGGTCCACTATTGAGGCTGTCGGACTTCTGGATGAGAGATTCAGAATATTCTTCAATGATGTCGATTACTGCAGAAGAATGGCAGAACATGGCGGAAAGATTCTCTTCTCGCCCGCCGCAAAAGTGACACACCAGCGTGGACAATCGACCGCTCAGATTCCACTGCGCAAGATTCTCGATGCGCATCGTGGATTTATCAGATACTTCCTCAAGCATTACCACGGCGCTGCATACCTGCTGCCGAATCTACTGATGGCTGTCTTGCTGGTGTTTTCAGGTTTCGTCAGGATGGTGTGGCAATTGATCAGACATCCGTTTATTTCAGAATGA
- a CDS encoding glycosyltransferase, with protein MRILLLGDIRPTHLKRWRSYFKDAGHDVMTISLEEDVADRDYLQLKSSVPIQSFKYYLERNSVRRIILEFKPDIINGHFVPTYGLLAVATDFKPAAVSLWGSDILVSPRKSKLHLARALWVLRNCDIITSDSEYMTQEAHKLGKFETEIITEPMGISESEFRALSSLSRERIVDRITFLSTRRIEAIYRVDLLIEALSRVRNDLPPFNCVICGDGPERKRIEDLARQYGLDTVSFVGWKAGQEYLDMLGGADVYVSCSRSDSTSVSLLEAMAGGLFPVVTAIPGNTEWVEDGKSALTFPDGDVDALAAALLKAAKNRVLRDDAAAMNRKTIESRAIWEKNMAAIERAFEEVVHRTR; from the coding sequence GTGAGAATACTATTGCTTGGTGACATACGACCGACACACCTGAAACGCTGGCGATCGTATTTCAAGGATGCCGGACATGACGTCATGACAATCTCTCTCGAAGAGGACGTCGCTGATAGGGATTATCTCCAACTGAAGAGCAGCGTGCCGATCCAATCATTCAAGTACTATCTTGAAAGAAACAGTGTGCGACGGATCATTCTCGAGTTCAAGCCCGATATCATCAATGGTCATTTTGTACCGACGTATGGTCTTCTCGCTGTTGCGACCGACTTCAAGCCGGCAGCAGTCTCGCTATGGGGGTCAGATATCCTTGTTTCGCCACGTAAGTCGAAGCTTCATCTGGCACGTGCTCTCTGGGTATTGCGCAACTGCGATATTATTACGTCCGACAGCGAGTATATGACTCAGGAAGCCCATAAGTTGGGCAAATTCGAAACTGAGATAATCACTGAACCGATGGGGATTTCAGAATCTGAGTTTCGGGCGCTAAGTTCGCTATCAAGAGAGAGAATTGTCGATAGGATTACTTTTCTCTCGACGCGCAGAATCGAAGCGATATACCGGGTTGATCTGCTGATAGAGGCTCTTTCTAGAGTGAGAAACGACCTTCCGCCATTCAACTGTGTGATTTGCGGGGATGGTCCTGAAAGGAAGAGAATCGAAGATTTGGCAAGGCAGTATGGACTTGATACGGTATCATTCGTGGGATGGAAGGCTGGACAAGAGTATCTGGATATGCTTGGTGGCGCGGATGTCTATGTCTCATGCTCGCGATCCGACTCGACATCTGTCTCACTTCTCGAAGCAATGGCCGGTGGATTGTTTCCGGTAGTTACGGCTATCCCCGGGAATACCGAGTGGGTAGAAGATGGAAAATCGGCACTTACGTTTCCGGATGGCGACGTCGATGCGCTTGCAGCCGCGCTGTTGAAAGCTGCGAAAAACAGGGTACTGCGAGATGATGCCGCAGCTATGAATCGAAAGACAATTGAATCGCGCGCGATCTGGGAAAAGAACATGGCCGCGATAGAAAGGGCGTTTGAAGAAGTTGTCCACCGCACCCGATAA
- a CDS encoding division/cell wall cluster transcriptional repressor MraZ: MPALRDETKIRVTGYKGKYSAILDDKNRLTLPAPLRKTPPRAKSRSKKTQDRFVLTRTLDGGLALYPVSEWILIEAKLSEGPFTHPDTRYFSRILYASAIEVVLDSQGRIPVSKPHQEMAGIARDVTVTGHGHFIEIWNPKRYKQYVAGYGKSWEDAARDLNPGL, encoded by the coding sequence ATGCCGGCCCTCAGAGACGAAACAAAAATCAGAGTCACGGGATACAAAGGCAAGTACAGCGCAATTCTTGATGATAAGAACCGTCTAACTCTGCCGGCTCCACTCAGGAAGACTCCGCCTCGGGCAAAGTCTCGGTCAAAGAAGACGCAGGATCGGTTTGTGCTGACACGTACTCTTGATGGCGGTCTTGCGCTTTATCCTGTTTCGGAGTGGATACTGATTGAGGCGAAGTTGTCTGAGGGTCCGTTCACTCATCCTGACACCAGATATTTCAGTAGGATTTTGTATGCCTCTGCGATTGAAGTTGTCCTTGATTCACAGGGGAGGATACCTGTGTCCAAGCCTCACCAGGAGATGGCAGGAATTGCTCGTGACGTCACGGTAACCGGGCATGGGCATTTCATCGAGATTTGGAATCCGAAGCGGTACAAGCAGTACGTGGCCGGATATGGAAAGAGTTGGGAGGATGCCGCCAGGGATCTCAACCCGGGACTATGA